One Luteitalea sp. DNA window includes the following coding sequences:
- a CDS encoding radical SAM protein — MVSQQPLRSSNISSSHETAKRGVKRVLLMYPPSGVYMRDDRCQAPVDGMTAQPNRSPLDLAYMAAALESTGIECRIGDFAAERATWDDVRVGVETFMPDLLLVSVTTPTLVRDLAACRLAKEIEPSIVTVAKGAHFTPKDEEVLAGHPELDVVIRGESEHTLAEIAMAGDWSQILGISYRMDGAMARTPDRPFIDVQDLDALPLPARHLLKNELYVAPDTGEPITMIETGRGCPHKCIYCAVTVASGYRLKVRSPENIANELEECVTKHGIRNFFFRADTFTWNEKWVVELCQKILDRGLDIRWGCNSRVDTISDTRAQWMKRAGCWIVGFGIESGNQEMLDRMKKRAKLADAERAVALCKQHGLRTYGLFLIGLPWETRDTVEETIAFAKKLDPTFLDFNIAYPLPGTEYYRMAKEMQLFDESDLPRGDYARPIVRTLSLSTDELIALRKKALLSFYLRPSHVVETLRGIDSPRILLNYVKSGVRLLRMHAFDYGTASGAAPLSG; from the coding sequence ATGGTGTCGCAGCAGCCTTTACGCTCGTCAAATATTTCTTCGTCGCATGAGACGGCGAAGCGCGGCGTGAAGCGCGTGTTGCTGATGTACCCGCCGAGCGGCGTCTACATGCGCGACGATCGCTGCCAAGCGCCGGTGGACGGCATGACCGCGCAGCCGAATCGCTCCCCGCTCGATCTCGCCTACATGGCTGCGGCGCTGGAGAGCACTGGGATCGAGTGCCGCATCGGCGACTTCGCGGCAGAGCGAGCCACGTGGGACGATGTGCGTGTGGGCGTGGAGACCTTCATGCCGGACCTCTTACTGGTGAGCGTCACGACACCCACGCTCGTCCGCGACCTCGCCGCGTGCCGGCTTGCGAAGGAGATCGAGCCATCCATTGTCACCGTGGCCAAAGGCGCGCACTTCACGCCCAAAGACGAGGAGGTCCTGGCCGGGCATCCTGAGCTGGACGTTGTCATCCGTGGCGAGTCGGAGCACACGCTGGCCGAGATTGCGATGGCCGGCGACTGGTCGCAGATTCTAGGTATCAGCTACCGCATGGATGGTGCGATGGCGCGGACGCCAGACCGCCCGTTCATCGATGTACAGGATCTCGATGCGCTGCCCCTTCCCGCGCGCCACCTCCTCAAGAACGAGCTGTATGTCGCACCGGATACCGGCGAGCCGATCACGATGATCGAGACCGGACGTGGCTGCCCGCACAAATGCATCTACTGCGCGGTAACGGTCGCTTCGGGCTATCGCCTGAAGGTGCGCTCGCCGGAGAACATCGCCAACGAGCTCGAGGAGTGCGTCACCAAGCACGGCATCCGCAACTTCTTTTTTCGAGCGGATACGTTTACGTGGAACGAGAAGTGGGTCGTCGAGCTCTGCCAGAAGATTCTCGATCGCGGCCTCGATATTCGGTGGGGCTGTAATAGTCGGGTCGACACGATCAGCGACACGCGGGCGCAGTGGATGAAGAGGGCCGGCTGCTGGATCGTCGGCTTCGGGATCGAAAGCGGCAACCAGGAGATGTTGGACCGGATGAAGAAGCGGGCCAAGCTCGCAGACGCCGAGAGAGCCGTCGCGCTCTGCAAGCAGCACGGTCTCAGGACCTACGGCCTCTTTCTGATAGGCCTCCCATGGGAGACCCGCGACACTGTGGAGGAGACGATCGCGTTTGCCAAGAAGCTGGACCCCACCTTCCTCGATTTCAACATTGCCTATCCGCTGCCCGGAACCGAGTACTATCGAATGGCCAAGGAGATGCAGCTCTTCGACGAATCCGACCTGCCGCGCGGCGACTATGCCCGGCCAATTGTCCGAACGTTGTCGCTCTCGACCGATGAGCTCATCGCGCTCAGAAAGAAGGCGCTCCTCAGCTTCTACCTGCGGCCCTCCCACGTCGTCGAGACGTTGCGTGGCATCGACTCACCGCGGATCCTGCTCAACTATGTCAAGTCCGGCGTGCGCCTGCTACGCATGCATGCGTTCGATTACGGAACGGCGTCCGGTGCGGCGCCCCTCTCCGGATGA
- a CDS encoding TonB-dependent receptor — protein sequence MSMFLVRVLALAIALLSPCLAVHVAAQEASPPATVRVLITESRTGVPLPGVLVRLQPGDRSAQTDAEGRAILADVAPGTYMLQVSLVGYAYVERTAVVQPGQTLDVAVPLAEGVGTHEERVTVTGGDRFGAREPGAISQQTLGGADLQNLRGTLFDDPMRAVQALPGVASSNDASAIFSVRGQAPQRARIFFDGVPATAALLHAVENPEWGSASLVNSDVLEGVTLLSGASPQRLDSGIGPQLEFQSRNGSADRLRVQGSVSGTAVSGIVEGPLGSGGRGSWLISARQSYIGWLASAFEDEDEDEEDETVSFWFTDALAKLSIGLTPTHRLEGATLGGYFDLDIEEEIVDPNDLWNAENRSSINYLTLQSTFGDGVVMRQRGYAVASLLDGRNADGFTLNRNRFRMVGYRTDLTASLSSAWTLDAGGVVETTRHQVDDLAELDEGSTNLLRDSYDGTANTQAIYGQARWQGEQNVTVNAGGRIDHSNLASETTVSPWAQAEWAATPATILRGGVGLSHEMPTFAHVIGLYAGDNLKPERSWTYDLSVERRLPTDLRSVVTCYRREERDLLWRRDGEPRLVDGVELPGSFASRYENALRGRSYGVELLLQRRTSGRLNGWVSYTYANTEREDVERGEIFPADYAQATFRLSHQSTVGVKYLYGSNYPMRGYYAAGPIDDDEDETPTYLLTDRRNGARLPTYHRLDARWSRAFTYGRSRMTLFVEVTNVLNHANFGPESYGQIEKLFPFFPSAGLLWEF from the coding sequence ATGTCGATGTTCCTTGTTCGAGTGCTCGCCCTAGCGATCGCGTTGCTGAGTCCATGCCTGGCGGTCCACGTGGCTGCGCAGGAAGCCTCCCCGCCCGCGACCGTCCGTGTGCTCATCACGGAGAGTCGAACTGGTGTGCCATTGCCCGGTGTGCTGGTGCGTCTGCAGCCGGGCGACCGGTCCGCACAGACCGATGCCGAGGGGCGCGCGATCCTGGCGGATGTGGCTCCAGGCACGTACATGCTGCAGGTGTCCTTGGTCGGCTACGCGTATGTTGAGCGCACGGCGGTCGTGCAGCCCGGTCAGACGCTCGATGTCGCCGTTCCCCTCGCCGAGGGGGTCGGCACGCACGAAGAACGTGTCACGGTGACCGGCGGCGATCGGTTCGGCGCGCGCGAGCCGGGCGCCATCTCGCAGCAGACGCTGGGCGGAGCGGATCTGCAAAACCTGCGTGGCACACTCTTCGACGATCCCATGCGCGCCGTGCAGGCGCTGCCGGGCGTGGCGAGCAGCAACGACGCGAGCGCGATCTTTTCCGTGCGGGGGCAGGCGCCACAGCGGGCGCGGATTTTCTTCGATGGCGTTCCAGCAACTGCTGCCTTGCTGCATGCAGTCGAGAATCCTGAGTGGGGCTCTGCGTCGCTCGTCAACAGCGACGTCCTGGAAGGGGTGACGCTCTTGAGCGGCGCCTCTCCGCAGCGGCTCGACAGCGGCATTGGACCACAATTGGAATTTCAAAGCCGTAACGGGTCGGCCGACCGGCTCCGTGTGCAAGGCAGCGTCAGCGGGACGGCCGTTTCGGGGATCGTCGAAGGCCCACTTGGCAGCGGAGGTCGAGGGTCGTGGCTGATCTCAGCGCGGCAGAGCTACATCGGTTGGCTGGCCAGCGCCTTCGAGGACGAGGACGAAGACGAGGAGGACGAGACCGTCTCCTTCTGGTTCACCGATGCCTTGGCGAAGCTCTCCATCGGGCTCACGCCGACGCACCGGCTCGAGGGCGCGACGCTCGGCGGCTACTTCGACCTTGACATAGAGGAAGAGATCGTCGATCCAAACGACTTGTGGAACGCCGAGAACCGATCATCGATCAACTACCTCACGCTACAGAGCACATTCGGTGACGGGGTCGTCATGCGGCAGCGCGGCTATGCGGTGGCGAGTCTGCTGGACGGTCGCAATGCCGACGGGTTCACGCTCAACCGGAACCGGTTTCGCATGGTCGGATACCGGACGGACCTCACAGCGTCGCTGTCGTCGGCCTGGACGCTCGATGCGGGCGGCGTCGTCGAGACGACGCGGCACCAGGTCGATGATCTTGCGGAGTTGGACGAAGGCTCGACGAACCTGCTGCGTGACTCCTACGATGGCACGGCGAATACGCAGGCCATCTACGGACAGGCGCGTTGGCAGGGGGAGCAGAACGTCACGGTCAACGCGGGGGGCCGTATCGATCACTCCAACCTTGCGTCGGAGACGACCGTCTCACCGTGGGCGCAGGCCGAATGGGCCGCCACGCCGGCGACGATCCTCCGTGGTGGCGTCGGTCTCTCTCATGAGATGCCAACGTTCGCGCATGTGATTGGTCTCTACGCCGGAGACAACCTGAAGCCGGAGCGGTCCTGGACGTACGATCTGAGCGTCGAGCGTCGTCTTCCCACGGATCTGCGCAGCGTGGTGACGTGCTACCGCCGCGAGGAGCGGGACCTGCTCTGGCGGCGCGATGGTGAGCCACGCCTTGTCGATGGCGTGGAGCTGCCGGGCTCGTTCGCGAGTCGCTATGAGAACGCCTTGCGCGGCAGGAGCTACGGTGTCGAGCTCCTCCTGCAGCGCCGGACGAGCGGACGGCTGAACGGATGGGTGTCGTACACCTATGCCAACACGGAACGCGAGGATGTCGAACGTGGCGAGATCTTCCCCGCGGATTACGCCCAGGCAACGTTCCGTCTCTCGCATCAATCGACTGTTGGGGTCAAGTATCTCTACGGGAGCAACTATCCGATGCGTGGCTACTATGCCGCCGGGCCCATCGACGATGACGAGGATGAGACGCCCACGTACCTGTTGACGGATCGGCGCAACGGTGCGCGCTTGCCCACCTACCATCGGCTCGACGCACGCTGGAGCCGCGCGTTCACGTACGGACGTAGTCGGATGACCCTGTTCGTCGAAGTGACGAACGTGCTGAATCATGCGAACTTTGGTCCCGAGAGCTACGGGCAGATCGAGAAGCTGTTTCCGTTCTTTCCATCTGCCGGCCTCCTGTGGGAGTTTTAG
- a CDS encoding sigma-70 family RNA polymerase sigma factor — MDDRALARRMLAGDESAFDEFFDGHFPRLYRFVVNRVRDEDAAEDIVQVALVTGLRKLSTWRGEAALFTWFCTLCRHEIGAYYRRQGRPSAVRLIDDVPEIRASLEALAARAADRPDVTLDRHELARLVRLTLDYLPARYGDVLEWKYIEGLAVADIAERLRSTPKAAESLLTRARAAFREGFAALSGWTLTQVVSE; from the coding sequence ATGGATGACCGCGCGCTGGCGCGCCGCATGCTCGCGGGCGACGAGTCGGCCTTCGACGAGTTCTTCGACGGGCACTTCCCTCGACTGTACCGCTTTGTCGTCAATCGAGTTCGGGACGAGGACGCGGCCGAAGACATCGTCCAAGTGGCGCTCGTCACTGGCCTGCGCAAGCTGTCGACATGGCGAGGTGAAGCGGCGCTCTTCACATGGTTTTGTACGTTGTGCCGGCACGAGATTGGTGCCTACTACCGCCGTCAGGGGAGGCCGTCGGCGGTGCGCCTGATCGATGACGTTCCCGAAATTCGCGCGTCGCTGGAAGCGCTCGCCGCGAGGGCCGCCGATCGGCCGGATGTGACGCTGGACCGCCACGAGCTGGCGCGGCTCGTGCGCCTGACGCTCGACTACCTGCCGGCCAGGTACGGAGATGTGCTGGAGTGGAAATATATCGAAGGACTCGCAGTCGCGGACATTGCCGAGCGGCTACGATCGACGCCAAAGGCCGCCGAGTCGCTGTTGACGCGCGCCCGCGCAGCCTTTCGCGAGGGCTTCGCCGCGCTGTCCGGCTGGACGTTGACCCAAGTAGTGTCGGAGTGA
- a CDS encoding spermidine synthase: MTSNPSLFRLFLISFLVLFLEVALIRWMPAYVRLLSYFANFILLASFLGIGVGCLLARVRWDLFRAFAVIQAAVVGAVYFLRLEVAVPITSSHIYFTSGTAERVVPVESTYFLPLLFIVVAVLFASIAQRMGRELERHPPLRAYLVNLMASLAGVGAFAAMSYWQLPPAMWFGVALVVALLFVWEMPRTWAIASTVLLAVSWGLVVALQVGTIWSPYYKITTHDDNGEMVVEVNNIFHQSMAPIAHKEYFYEWPYTVFGDTFENVLILGAGSGTDVAAALKHGAKHVDAVEIDPVIAALGRWYHPDRPYQDPRVRVVTDDARHFLRTTDRKYDLVVFALIDSLTLQSSFTSVRLESYMFTEESFRAVRELLEPDGVLVIYNYFREKWLVDRLANTAEQAFGEAPRVHVHQEHAYLAVMMAGPGLARVPVFPPPPDRVAAYNQPDVVSPGRPLTRDRSVVPARDDWPFLYMQAPTLPAHYAWALALVLGLSAVSVGGALRWARRSDNPGGHGARRALSPLSPQFWVFFLLGVGFMLLETKSIIQFALLWGSTWVVASLAIASVLVMAVAATLTMTKYELRRRWLVGAGLLALIGVSYLLPIGSIGFASRTVESIFYAVLVFSPLYCAGLLFGASLKRTPAVSAAYGANLLGAMLGGVMEYLSLVTGYRFLLLIMAVCYLAALLLGAGRGAAVGEAVTDLESDRLTG; the protein is encoded by the coding sequence TTGACCTCCAACCCATCTCTGTTTCGCCTCTTCTTGATCTCGTTCCTCGTCCTGTTCCTCGAGGTCGCGCTCATCCGCTGGATGCCAGCGTACGTGCGCCTGCTCTCGTACTTCGCGAACTTCATCCTGCTTGCCAGCTTTCTCGGTATTGGCGTTGGCTGTCTGCTGGCTCGAGTACGATGGGACCTGTTCCGGGCCTTCGCCGTGATTCAGGCCGCCGTCGTTGGCGCGGTGTACTTTCTACGGCTCGAAGTGGCCGTCCCCATCACCTCCAGCCACATTTACTTTACGAGCGGCACCGCCGAACGCGTGGTTCCCGTCGAGAGCACGTACTTCCTTCCCCTCTTGTTCATCGTGGTTGCTGTCCTGTTTGCCAGCATCGCGCAGCGCATGGGACGCGAGCTGGAGCGACATCCCCCCCTGCGTGCCTATCTGGTCAATCTCATGGCGAGCCTGGCGGGCGTCGGCGCATTTGCTGCGATGTCCTACTGGCAGCTCCCTCCCGCCATGTGGTTCGGCGTTGCCCTCGTGGTGGCGCTGCTGTTCGTCTGGGAGATGCCCCGCACCTGGGCAATCGCCAGTACCGTGCTCCTGGCCGTCTCGTGGGGCCTCGTGGTCGCGCTGCAGGTGGGCACCATCTGGTCGCCGTACTACAAGATCACGACACACGACGACAACGGCGAAATGGTCGTGGAGGTCAACAACATCTTTCACCAGTCGATGGCCCCGATCGCCCACAAGGAGTACTTCTACGAGTGGCCGTACACGGTGTTTGGTGACACGTTCGAGAACGTCCTCATCCTGGGTGCCGGCTCCGGCACCGACGTCGCCGCGGCGCTCAAGCACGGCGCCAAGCATGTGGACGCCGTGGAAATCGATCCGGTGATTGCTGCGCTCGGCCGCTGGTACCATCCAGATCGTCCATATCAAGACCCGCGCGTTCGCGTCGTGACCGACGATGCCCGGCATTTTCTGCGGACGACCGATCGGAAGTACGACCTCGTGGTGTTCGCGCTCATCGACTCGCTGACGCTGCAGTCCAGCTTTACGAGCGTACGGCTCGAGAGCTACATGTTCACCGAAGAATCGTTTCGGGCCGTGCGCGAATTGCTCGAGCCGGATGGCGTGCTCGTGATCTACAACTACTTCCGTGAGAAGTGGCTCGTCGATCGACTGGCCAACACCGCGGAACAGGCCTTTGGCGAAGCGCCGCGCGTCCACGTGCATCAGGAGCATGCCTATCTTGCCGTGATGATGGCGGGACCCGGTCTGGCCCGCGTCCCTGTGTTCCCACCGCCGCCGGACCGCGTGGCAGCTTACAACCAGCCGGACGTGGTGAGCCCCGGCCGCCCACTCACGCGCGATCGCTCCGTCGTTCCGGCCCGCGATGACTGGCCCTTTCTCTACATGCAGGCACCGACGCTCCCGGCGCATTACGCCTGGGCATTGGCGCTGGTGTTGGGCCTCTCCGCCGTCAGCGTCGGTGGTGCGCTGCGATGGGCGCGCAGGTCCGACAATCCCGGAGGCCACGGCGCTCGGCGCGCGCTCTCCCCCCTTTCCCCGCAGTTCTGGGTGTTCTTCCTGCTCGGCGTCGGCTTCATGTTGCTCGAGACGAAGTCGATCATCCAGTTCGCATTGCTCTGGGGCTCGACCTGGGTCGTTGCCTCCCTCGCCATAGCCTCCGTGCTCGTCATGGCCGTCGCGGCCACCCTGACGATGACCAAGTACGAGCTGCGCCGTCGGTGGCTCGTCGGTGCCGGTCTCCTGGCCCTAATCGGTGTGAGTTACCTGTTGCCAATTGGATCCATTGGCTTCGCGAGTCGCACGGTGGAGTCCATCTTCTACGCGGTCCTGGTCTTCAGCCCGTTGTACTGTGCCGGGCTCCTGTTTGGCGCCAGTCTCAAGCGCACGCCCGCGGTGTCTGCCGCCTACGGTGCCAACCTGCTGGGCGCCATGCTGGGCGGCGTGATGGAATACCTCTCGCTCGTCACCGGTTATCGCTTCTTGTTGCTCATCATGGCCGTCTGCTACCTGGCTGCGTTGCTGCTCGGTGCGGGACGAGGGGCGGCTGTCGGCGAGGCCGTGACTGATCTCGAGTCGGATCGCCTCACCGGCTGA
- a CDS encoding deoxyhypusine synthase gives MSAGPISQFVDHHYRHFNAATLKEAADGYARHLEDGGVMLVTLAGAMSTAELGLSLAEMIRQDKVHAICCTGANLEEDLYNLVAHDHYERIPNYRDLTPADEEALYDRHLNRVTDTCIPEEEAMRRIERFVMADWDEADRAGVRRFPHEFLYDLLRSCRLKELYQIDPRNSWMAAAAEKALPLFVPGWEDSTLGNMYAARCIGGHVKQATTIKSGVEYFIELARWYRETSGQRSIGFFQIGGGIAGDFPICVVPMLHQDLKLSDVRLWGYFCQISDSTTSFGSYSGAVPNEKITWGKLGAETPKFVIESDATIVTPLVFAKVLGW, from the coding sequence TTGAGCGCTGGACCCATTTCTCAGTTCGTGGACCATCACTATCGGCACTTCAACGCCGCAACGCTCAAGGAGGCCGCCGACGGCTACGCGAGACACCTCGAAGACGGCGGCGTCATGCTTGTCACGCTGGCCGGTGCCATGAGCACTGCCGAGCTGGGGCTCTCGCTCGCCGAAATGATTCGCCAGGACAAGGTGCACGCGATCTGCTGTACGGGCGCCAACCTCGAGGAGGATCTCTACAACCTCGTGGCCCACGATCATTACGAACGTATTCCCAACTATCGTGACCTCACACCTGCTGATGAGGAGGCGCTGTACGACAGGCACCTCAATCGCGTGACCGATACCTGCATCCCCGAAGAGGAAGCGATGCGCCGCATCGAGCGGTTCGTCATGGCGGACTGGGACGAAGCGGACCGCGCGGGCGTGCGGCGGTTCCCTCACGAGTTCCTCTATGACCTGCTGCGCAGCTGTCGCCTCAAGGAGCTCTACCAGATTGACCCGCGCAATAGCTGGATGGCCGCCGCGGCCGAAAAGGCGCTCCCGCTCTTCGTCCCTGGCTGGGAGGACTCGACATTGGGCAACATGTACGCCGCGCGGTGCATCGGTGGCCATGTCAAGCAGGCCACGACGATCAAGAGCGGTGTGGAATATTTCATCGAGCTCGCACGATGGTATCGAGAGACGAGCGGCCAGCGCTCGATTGGGTTCTTCCAGATCGGAGGGGGAATTGCCGGTGACTTTCCCATTTGCGTCGTGCCGATGCTCCACCAGGACCTGAAGCTGTCAGACGTGCGGCTTTGGGGCTACTTCTGTCAGATCAGCGATTCGACGACGAGCTTCGGCTCGTACTCGGGCGCCGTGCCCAACGAAAAGATCACATGGGGCAAGCTCGGCGCGGAGACCCCCAAGTTCGTCATCGAGTCCGACGCGACGATCGTGACGCCGCTCGTCTTCGCGAAGGTCCTCGGATGGTAG